In the genome of Fructilactobacillus hinvesii, the window GGATTGAGTGCGATTGCATTTGCTGCCTATGGAATCATTGCTCAGGTGCAAGGTCAATACGAAGTAGAACTTTTCTGCTGGACGGTGGTTGGCTCCGTGCTGGCCTTTCTGGTCTTTAACCATAAACCGGCCCAAATCTTCATGGGTGACATGGGATCATTAGCATTGGGAGCGGCTCTTGCAGCGGTTTCTATCTTGTTACACCATGAACTTTCCCTGTTATGGATTGGACTTGTGTTTGTTTTAGAAACTCTCAGTGTGATTCTGCAAGTAGGATCCTTTAAACTAACCGGGAAGCGGATTTTTAAGATGACCCCCATTCATCATAGCTTTGAAATGATTGGTTGGAGTGAATGGAAAATTGACCTGGTTTTCTGGGCCGTGGGCTTATTTACCGCCGTCACCGGTGTATTGACAATGATTTAAGGTAGGAGCTTAGCATGCGAGAGATTAATGATTATCGAGATAAAAACGTGCTGGTATTTGGAGCAGGAATGAGTGGCACCAATGCCGCCCTTTTGTTGGTTAAATTGGGTGCTCACGTGACTCTAACTGATGCGAAATCGGCTACAGAGATTGCGGATTATCAGCGTTTGGAGAACGCTGGCGTTAAAGTAGTTGCCGGTGATTCTCCAGTTAGTTTGGTTGATTCCGCTGATCTAATGGTCAAAAATCCAGGTATTCCCTATACGGTACCGTTGGTGCAGGCTGCATTGCAAAAACAGATTCCCATTATTTGTGAGGTAGAATTGGCTTCAGAAATTTCCAGTGCTCCGATCATTGGTGTGACCGGAAGTAACGGAAAAACAACGACCACGACTATGATTAGTGAGATGTTGAGTGCCGGGATGAGCAATGGAAAAGCCTATCGGGCCGGAAACATTGGCATTCCAGCAACGCAAGTCGCCCAACGGGTGACGGCCCATGATCAAATTGTTATGGAACTGTCCAGTTTTATGTTGCTGGGGATTACGCAACTACATCCCCACATTGCGGTCATTACGAACATTTACTCGAATCATTTAGATTACCACAAGACAAGGGCTAATTACGTTGCCGCTAAGATGCGGATTACAAAGAACCAAACTAACCGGGACTTTTTGGTGATGAACTTTGATCAACCAGAATGGCGGAAACTAAGTCAGCAAAGTCAGGCGCTGGTAGTACCATTTTCTGCGCAGGGTCAATACGAAGATGGAGCCTATCAACACCGCGGTAAGTTGTACTTTCGCGATGAGTTCATCATGAAGGCGGATGAATTAAAGAGTAACAGTGAGCCAAACATCGAGAACGCTTTGGCTGCGATTGCGGTGGCTAAGTTATCGGGAGTTCCAACGGCTAAAATTGTAGAGGTCTTAAAGACTTTCTCCGGGGTTCGGCATCGAAATCAGTACGTGTTAACCGCGGATGGCCGGGAATTTTACAACGATTCGAAGGCTACGGATATCGAAGCCACGCAAATGGCATTGGCCGGCATGCACCAACCAGTGGTTTTAATTGCAGGAGGCTTAGACCGGGGCTATACGTTTGAAAAACTTGAACCAGAGCTACGTGAGCATGTACGTGGCATGGTCGTCTTTGGCGAAACGGCTGAGTTAATGAAGCAGGCCGGGACGGCAGCGGGCGTCCCAACCATTAAGGTGGTTAATAACCTGGACCAAGCAGTGCCAGAGGCCTACCAACTAAGCCAACCGGGTGATGTAATCTTGCTGTCACCCGCAAACGCCAGCTGGGATCAATTTGCAAGTTATGAAGAACGCGGAGACCGCTTTATTACGAATGTCGAACAACTGACCGGCCAACGGGAGGAGAAATAAAGATGAAGATGATTGTTTCTGGTGGGGGAACCGGAGGACATATTTATCCGGCCTTAGCGCTGGTAGAAGCGCTCCAACGCCAAGATGCTGGGGCCCAGGTTTTGTACGTGGGCTCCAAACGGGGGCTGGAAAAAAACATTGTTCCCGAAAAGGGAATTGCCTTTCGCGAACTTAAGATTCAGGGATTTAAACGGAAGCTTTTTTCCCTCTATAATTTTGAAACGGTCTACCTCTTTTTAAAGAGCGTACAGGCTGCTAAACGCATTATTAGACAATTTCATCCCGATGTAGTGGTCGGAACGGGAGGCTACGTATCCGGAGCAGTCCTATATGCGGCCGCTAAAATGGGAGTTCCAACGGTGATCCACGAACAAAATAGCGTTGTGGGATGGACCAATAAGTTTTTGAGTCGGTACGTCGATAAAATTGGGATTGCCTTTGAAGAAGCGCGTTCCCAATTTCCGGAACAAAAGGTAGTTTTTACCGGGAATCCACGTGCCCAACAGGTAGCAGAAATTAAGAGCAACTTCCACTGGTCCGAACTACAATTACAAGATGATGTTCCCACGGTGCTCGTTTTTGGCGGTAGTCAGGGAGCCCTGAAGCTAAACGAAGCAATGGTAGCGGCGCTCCCTAAGTTTAACCAGCGTGACTACCAGGTAGTTTTTGTAACCGGCCGGGGGCGTTATGAAGGGGTAATGGAAAGCCTGAAGAAGGTCCCGATTAACGATAATGTGAAGGTCTTACCTTATGTAGATAACATGCCCGAGGTTTTACCCCAAGTGGCGTTAATCGTGGGTCGAGCTGGAGCCACGAGCCTTGCGGAAATTACGGCCGACGGGATTCCATCAATTCTCATCCCCAGTCCCTACGTAACGGCCGATCACCAAACGAAGAACGCGATGAGCTTGGTTAACCAACACGCTGCCCTCTTAGAAACGGAAGCAGAACTAAGTGGTTCCAGTTTATTGAGTAAAATTGACAGTCTAATGAATAATCCCCAAGAACGACACGAAATGGCCCAAAATGCCAAAAAGATGGGCGTTCCCGATGCCGCTGACCAGTTGCTTGACGTGTGCCGGGATGCAATTCGGCTACATCGCAGTTAAGTGGGGGTTCACCCATGGACGAAAAACGGAACGAACGAGACGAGATAGTCGAAAAGCGATTTCAAGCTGATTATGACCGTAAGTGGCGGCACCGGCGGTTGCGGGTTGGTCGAAAAAACCGACGGATTCGAAGAGAACGGTGGTCTCGATCACTGCGGATGGCTGGTCCGTTGCTAATTATCTTCATTGGCCTCTGTGTCTACTTTGGTTACCAGGCTTCTCCAGCTAGCCGGGTGGGGAGCATTCAGATCGCACCGCCCACAGCTCGGCAGTTATTTAGAAATGAGATTCCCCTTGAAGTGGGAGATAATCTCCACCTGGTTAAACGAGAACTACCCCAGTTACAACGGCAGTTACTCCAAAAGCACCCGAATGTGACGAACCTGACGGCTACCACTGCTGGAAATCAAATTCAGATTCATGCTCAAATTGCAGCGCCGGTGGCTGCTTTACAAATTGGGCAGCGGTTTAAGGCGGTTTATCCAAACGGAAGAACCCAGCCCAAGCAGTTTTCTCATAAACGTTTGGAGCAGCTGACCCAGTTACAGGGTAATTTGGATGCGAAAACAACGACGGTGCTTGGTAAACAACTAGGGCGTGTCTCCAAAGGAATGCGAACTAACGTGGCAGAGATTACCCCGGAAAAGGGCAAGGGCAGTCACGAACAGGTGCTGCTCAAGCTCCGGGATGGGAACCAAATCATTATGTTTGCGAACCAATTGGAACAAAAACTACGAGATTATCAAAAGCTCAAACCAACTTTACGAAAGCCTAGCATCGTGCACATGGAATTTGGAGCATATGCGACGCCAATTCAGTGAGCGCGCGTTCTCAAACTGGTTTGAGTATGGTAGACTGATAACAAATATTAACTGACAAACGTGCA includes:
- the murD gene encoding UDP-N-acetylmuramoyl-L-alanine--D-glutamate ligase; amino-acid sequence: MREINDYRDKNVLVFGAGMSGTNAALLLVKLGAHVTLTDAKSATEIADYQRLENAGVKVVAGDSPVSLVDSADLMVKNPGIPYTVPLVQAALQKQIPIICEVELASEISSAPIIGVTGSNGKTTTTTMISEMLSAGMSNGKAYRAGNIGIPATQVAQRVTAHDQIVMELSSFMLLGITQLHPHIAVITNIYSNHLDYHKTRANYVAAKMRITKNQTNRDFLVMNFDQPEWRKLSQQSQALVVPFSAQGQYEDGAYQHRGKLYFRDEFIMKADELKSNSEPNIENALAAIAVAKLSGVPTAKIVEVLKTFSGVRHRNQYVLTADGREFYNDSKATDIEATQMALAGMHQPVVLIAGGLDRGYTFEKLEPELREHVRGMVVFGETAELMKQAGTAAGVPTIKVVNNLDQAVPEAYQLSQPGDVILLSPANASWDQFASYEERGDRFITNVEQLTGQREEK
- the murG gene encoding undecaprenyldiphospho-muramoylpentapeptide beta-N-acetylglucosaminyltransferase, which gives rise to MKMIVSGGGTGGHIYPALALVEALQRQDAGAQVLYVGSKRGLEKNIVPEKGIAFRELKIQGFKRKLFSLYNFETVYLFLKSVQAAKRIIRQFHPDVVVGTGGYVSGAVLYAAAKMGVPTVIHEQNSVVGWTNKFLSRYVDKIGIAFEEARSQFPEQKVVFTGNPRAQQVAEIKSNFHWSELQLQDDVPTVLVFGGSQGALKLNEAMVAALPKFNQRDYQVVFVTGRGRYEGVMESLKKVPINDNVKVLPYVDNMPEVLPQVALIVGRAGATSLAEITADGIPSILIPSPYVTADHQTKNAMSLVNQHAALLETEAELSGSSLLSKIDSLMNNPQERHEMAQNAKKMGVPDAADQLLDVCRDAIRLHRS